One part of the Symbiobacterium terraclitae genome encodes these proteins:
- a CDS encoding ABC transporter ATP-binding protein, producing the protein MPAYEVRNLVKRYAPDLPPANDGLSLDIYQGEIFGLLGPNGAGKTTLVRQLTGLTRPTSGTIRLFGHDVVADPSLIHHWVALQPQGLALPSQEMPRELLVLTGQLRGMTVAAARKQADELIEAFNLGGKLKVPFHRLSGGQRRLISIALALMGDRPVLVFDEPTNDLDPEVRRVVWQRIQEGARGGRTVILVTHNVVEAETVLDRVAIVRRGQILALGTPGELKGRVAGNVRLELLFRPGGDEQAAGWLLERSAIPMGARRYAVIVPRPQAAEAISDVLPRLELLDDFRIVTPNLEDVYLELSGGESIGS; encoded by the coding sequence GTGCCGGCCTACGAGGTCAGGAACCTGGTGAAACGATACGCCCCTGACCTGCCACCTGCCAACGACGGGCTTTCGTTAGACATTTACCAAGGCGAGATCTTCGGCCTCCTTGGCCCCAACGGCGCTGGCAAGACGACCCTCGTCCGTCAGCTGACCGGCCTGACCCGGCCCACCTCGGGCACCATCCGCCTGTTCGGCCACGACGTCGTGGCCGATCCGTCGCTGATTCACCACTGGGTCGCCCTCCAGCCGCAGGGGCTGGCCCTTCCCAGCCAGGAGATGCCCCGCGAGCTGCTCGTGTTGACGGGGCAGCTGCGGGGCATGACTGTTGCTGCCGCCCGGAAGCAGGCGGACGAGCTGATCGAGGCCTTCAATCTCGGTGGTAAGCTGAAGGTGCCGTTTCACCGCCTGTCCGGCGGGCAGAGGCGGCTGATCTCCATCGCCCTGGCCCTGATGGGGGACCGGCCGGTGCTGGTCTTCGACGAGCCCACCAATGACCTGGACCCGGAGGTGCGGCGGGTCGTCTGGCAGCGCATCCAGGAGGGGGCGCGCGGGGGACGGACCGTGATCCTGGTCACCCACAACGTGGTCGAGGCGGAGACCGTCCTGGACCGGGTGGCCATCGTGCGGCGGGGGCAGATCCTCGCCCTGGGCACCCCCGGCGAACTCAAGGGACGGGTGGCCGGGAACGTCCGGCTGGAGCTCCTCTTCCGGCCGGGCGGCGACGAGCAGGCGGCCGGGTGGCTGCTGGAGCGGTCGGCCATCCCGATGGGGGCCCGGCGCTACGCCGTCATCGTCCCGCGGCCGCAGGCGGCGGAGGCCATATCCGACGTCCTGCCCCGGCTGGAGTTGCTGGACGACTTCCGGATCGTCACGCCCAACCTCGAGGACGTCTACCTGGAGCTGAGCGGGGGTGAGTCTATTGGCAGCTGA
- a CDS encoding ABC transporter permease, translating to MAADAVTREETRAKPRYALSWAQQFRLLFRLQFSDYRASLPFFILFSILMPVGFLYVFGSNAARPGADASWFLAGNVVVSVCFGASSFAIARVAWLRIRHEMDFYGTLPVKRTAFLATLFCLGQMSALPGMVSSLLVGSWMLGIPLQNTLAAVPLTLLAAASLTLVGAGIGGLCRTQAEVNLYSNLVVIVVTFLSPVLVPVDRMPALLRVTSYLLPPGQAAMAITDSLHGDYGPRFWTFFALLCLWLLAAGILVVKKLDWRAD from the coding sequence TTGGCAGCTGACGCCGTCACGAGGGAGGAAACCCGGGCCAAGCCGCGGTACGCGCTGTCCTGGGCGCAGCAGTTCCGGCTCCTGTTCCGCCTCCAGTTCTCCGACTACCGGGCGAGCCTGCCGTTCTTCATCCTGTTCAGCATCCTGATGCCCGTGGGCTTCCTGTACGTGTTCGGCAGCAACGCGGCCAGGCCGGGCGCGGACGCCAGCTGGTTCCTCGCCGGCAACGTGGTGGTGTCGGTCTGCTTCGGCGCCAGCTCCTTCGCGATCGCCAGGGTGGCCTGGCTCCGCATCCGGCATGAGATGGACTTCTACGGCACGCTGCCGGTGAAGCGCACCGCCTTTCTGGCCACGCTCTTCTGCCTGGGTCAGATGTCGGCGCTGCCGGGCATGGTGAGCAGCCTGCTCGTGGGCAGCTGGATGCTGGGGATTCCGCTGCAGAATACCCTGGCGGCGGTGCCGCTGACGCTCCTCGCCGCGGCCAGCCTGACGCTGGTGGGCGCGGGCATCGGCGGCCTGTGCCGGACCCAGGCCGAGGTGAACCTGTACAGCAACCTGGTCGTCATCGTGGTGACCTTCCTGTCGCCGGTGCTGGTGCCGGTGGACCGGATGCCCGCGCTGTTGCGGGTGACGTCCTACCTGCTCCCGCCCGGGCAGGCAGCCATGGCGATCACCGACTCGCTGCATGGCGACTACGGCCCGCGGTTCTGGACCTTCTTCGCACTGCTCTGTCTCTGGCTGCTGGCCGCCGGCATCCTGGTGGTCAAGAAGCTGGACTGGCGGGCTGACTGA
- a CDS encoding putative glycolipid-binding domain-containing protein: protein MKRLLRWAALVSPGTEELVLHTEDGVISADSVVEGGRAGESARVSYHLELDPAWQVRRVAVQDRDGRVDLLREPDGTWRDGDGVTLPALAGCTDVDISVTPFTNTLPIRRLQLAAGESAEIRVVYIQSPGLNVRPVRQRYTNLGDGRYRYEALETGFAAVLTVDADGLVIEYPGLFRRTP from the coding sequence ATGAAGCGTTTGCTGCGATGGGCAGCGCTGGTATCACCGGGGACGGAGGAACTCGTCCTCCACACCGAGGACGGGGTCATCAGCGCGGACTCCGTGGTGGAGGGCGGACGCGCCGGCGAGTCGGCGCGCGTCTCCTATCACCTGGAGCTGGACCCCGCCTGGCAGGTCAGGCGGGTGGCCGTCCAGGACCGGGACGGACGGGTCGACCTGCTTCGGGAGCCAGACGGCACCTGGCGGGACGGGGACGGCGTCACCTTGCCCGCGCTGGCAGGCTGCACCGACGTGGACATCTCCGTCACGCCCTTCACCAACACGCTGCCCATCCGCCGGCTGCAGCTGGCCGCGGGCGAGTCCGCTGAGATCCGCGTGGTCTATATCCAGTCGCCCGGGCTGAACGTCCGGCCCGTGCGGCAGCGGTACACGAACCTGGGCGACGGTCGCTACCGCTACGAGGCGCTGGAGACCGGCTTCGCCGCCGTGCTCACCGTGGATGCCGACGGTCTGGTCATTGAGTACCCGGGCCTCTTCCGCAGGACTCCGTGA
- a CDS encoding GNAT family N-acetyltransferase yields MELHLARRLERFRAALQVSFARTCARIYPDASPAWEDAAGGWAVYTHEGTPVNRAIGMGLDGPVTAAVLDRVESFYFDRGAPCQVDVTPFTHPSLLALLEQRGYRRSLSLHMLYCHLPGGGKPVDVPGEQGRAPGRSAADGIAVEAVPAEPDALTAWVDLVTAAFGYAVPPGAVNLIRISAFQPETTAFLARVDGRPAGGGVLQVIGPDAYLGSTAVLPALRHRGVHATLLRTRLAAAARAGCTLAQAQTEPGSASERNLLRAGFRVAYPRTTMVRACPQSAARCPGPPRR; encoded by the coding sequence ATGGAGCTCCACCTTGCTCGCCGCCTCGAGCGGTTCCGGGCCGCCCTGCAGGTCTCCTTCGCCCGCACCTGCGCCCGCATCTATCCCGACGCTTCCCCGGCCTGGGAGGATGCGGCCGGAGGCTGGGCTGTCTACACCCACGAGGGCACGCCGGTCAACCGGGCCATAGGGATGGGCCTGGACGGTCCGGTGACCGCCGCCGTTCTGGACCGGGTGGAGTCCTTCTACTTCGACCGGGGTGCGCCGTGCCAGGTGGACGTGACCCCCTTCACCCACCCGTCCCTCCTCGCCCTGCTGGAGCAGCGGGGATACCGGCGGAGCCTTTCGCTCCACATGCTGTACTGTCATCTCCCCGGGGGCGGGAAACCGGTTGACGTGCCCGGGGAGCAGGGTCGGGCTCCAGGGAGGTCGGCCGCTGACGGCATCGCGGTAGAGGCGGTGCCGGCGGAGCCCGATGCCCTTACGGCTTGGGTGGACCTTGTGACCGCCGCCTTCGGCTACGCGGTGCCGCCGGGGGCGGTGAACCTGATCCGCATCAGCGCCTTCCAGCCGGAGACCACCGCCTTCCTGGCCCGGGTCGACGGGCGGCCCGCAGGGGGAGGCGTCCTCCAGGTGATCGGGCCGGACGCCTACCTGGGCTCCACAGCGGTCCTGCCGGCGTTGCGGCACCGGGGGGTCCACGCCACCCTGCTGCGGACCCGCCTGGCGGCTGCCGCCCGTGCGGGTTGTACCCTCGCACAGGCGCAGACCGAGCCCGGGAGCGCGTCGGAGCGGAACCTGCTGCGGGCGGGGTTTCGTGTGGCGTACCCGCGGACGACCATGGTGCGCGCGTGCCCGCAAAGCGCAGCGAGATGCCCGGGTCCTCCCCGGCGCTAA
- a CDS encoding TnsA endonuclease N-terminal domain-containing protein, which yields MHLTGGVHNVGGGSTGHGRVYPFQFRAQKIPGGAGTCQSPLEERIFRALVRNRAVVSFEIRPLRIPYRLGQQVYYFTPTLLVHYDDGRKVLVEVKARQTESDPASQAKFHAAAEYAAAHDMAFEVWTGPAPAPATGLHGAAGQFSNEAVASLQDQATRQDLQARAREAWLHRQERERRSLAFWSILVFLVGPIVLGLWVYLTR from the coding sequence GTGCACCTGACAGGCGGCGTCCACAACGTAGGCGGCGGGTCGACGGGCCACGGAAGAGTGTACCCTTTCCAGTTTCGCGCGCAGAAGATTCCCGGCGGCGCAGGTACTTGCCAGTCGCCGCTGGAGGAGCGGATCTTCCGCGCGCTCGTCCGGAACAGGGCCGTCGTCTCCTTCGAGATCCGGCCGCTGCGCATCCCGTATCGTCTCGGGCAACAGGTGTACTACTTCACACCTACCCTCCTGGTGCACTATGACGACGGGCGAAAGGTCCTGGTTGAGGTGAAGGCACGTCAGACGGAATCGGACCCGGCCAGCCAGGCGAAGTTCCATGCCGCCGCAGAGTACGCCGCCGCACACGACATGGCCTTCGAAGTGTGGACCGGACCTGCGCCTGCACCGGCGACCGGCCTGCACGGCGCAGCGGGCCAGTTCAGTAACGAGGCCGTGGCGAGCCTTCAGGACCAGGCCACCAGACAGGACCTCCAGGCGCGTGCGCGCGAGGCGTGGCTCCACCGCCAGGAAAGGGAAAGAAGATCCCTTGCATTTTGGTCGATCCTGGTCTTCCTGGTCGGTCCCATCGTGCTCGGGTTGTGGGTGTACCTCACCAGATAG
- a CDS encoding xylulokinase encodes MAERYVLAYDLGTSALKAALVTFTGRVAALESHPVHLHLLPGGGAEQDPDEWWAALVAATHRLLARGVASPGQIAAIGCTAQWSATVAVDRSGRPLMPAISWMDTRGAPDVARLTGGPVAISGYGVDKLWLWIRRTGGIPGHAGKDSLAHILYIRRARPDVYAAAHKFLEPKDYLNLRLTGEFASTYEAMTLHWVTDNRDPYQIRYDPDLLAATGLDRAQLPDMLPATAVLGKLRPDVADELGLRPETHVVAGTPDIHAAAVGSGATRDLEPHLYVGTSSWISAHVPWMKTDLLHNMAAIPSAIPGRYLIANEQETAGACLTHLRDLLCEPGEAAGTRPEGGALNPHGVGGPGGEAACLDSAGAPAGAADPHSAGAAAGGPHHSGGPGAIERLLAAAAQVPPGSDGLIFTPWLYGERTPVEDPWVRGGFHNLSLRTTRGHLVRAVLEGVACNARWLLGAVESFAQRRMEPLRLIGGGARSALWCQVYADVLNRAVHQVDRPLEANVRGAGLVALVGLGELGFSDVPELVAVARTFEPNPAHRQTYDELFRAFLTVYRRNRGLYARLNRHTPA; translated from the coding sequence ATGGCGGAGCGGTACGTACTGGCCTACGACCTGGGCACCTCGGCCCTGAAGGCGGCCCTGGTGACCTTCACGGGGCGGGTGGCCGCCCTGGAGTCCCACCCGGTGCACCTTCACCTGCTGCCCGGCGGCGGGGCGGAGCAGGACCCCGACGAGTGGTGGGCCGCCCTGGTGGCCGCCACCCACCGCCTGCTGGCCCGGGGCGTCGCCTCTCCCGGTCAGATCGCGGCGATCGGCTGCACCGCCCAGTGGTCCGCCACGGTGGCCGTGGACCGCAGCGGCCGGCCCCTGATGCCGGCCATCAGCTGGATGGACACCCGCGGCGCGCCGGACGTCGCCCGGCTGACCGGCGGGCCCGTCGCGATCTCCGGCTACGGCGTGGACAAGCTCTGGCTCTGGATCCGCCGGACGGGCGGCATCCCCGGCCATGCGGGCAAGGACTCCCTCGCCCACATCCTCTACATCCGCCGCGCCCGCCCCGACGTGTACGCCGCGGCGCACAAGTTCCTGGAGCCCAAGGACTACCTGAACCTCCGCCTCACCGGCGAGTTCGCCTCCACCTACGAGGCCATGACGCTCCACTGGGTCACCGACAACCGGGACCCGTACCAGATCCGCTACGACCCCGACCTCCTCGCCGCCACCGGGCTCGACCGGGCGCAGCTGCCCGACATGCTGCCCGCCACGGCGGTGCTGGGCAAGCTCCGCCCGGACGTGGCGGACGAGCTGGGGCTGCGCCCCGAGACCCACGTGGTGGCCGGGACGCCGGACATCCACGCCGCGGCCGTCGGCTCCGGCGCCACCCGGGACCTGGAGCCCCACCTCTACGTGGGCACCTCTTCCTGGATCTCGGCCCACGTGCCCTGGATGAAGACGGACCTCCTGCACAACATGGCGGCGATTCCCTCGGCGATCCCGGGGCGGTACCTGATCGCCAACGAGCAGGAGACCGCCGGCGCCTGCCTCACCCACCTGCGGGACCTGCTGTGCGAGCCCGGCGAAGCAGCTGGCACGCGCCCGGAAGGCGGGGCGCTGAACCCGCACGGCGTTGGCGGGCCAGGCGGGGAGGCGGCATGCCTGGACTCAGCCGGGGCACCGGCCGGGGCCGCGGACCCCCACTCAGCCGGCGCTGCGGCCGGGGGCCCGCATCACTCCGGCGGGCCGGGAGCGATCGAACGGCTGCTGGCCGCCGCGGCTCAAGTGCCCCCCGGCAGCGACGGGCTCATCTTCACCCCCTGGCTCTACGGCGAGCGGACCCCGGTGGAGGACCCCTGGGTCCGGGGCGGATTCCACAACCTCTCCCTGCGGACCACCCGGGGCCACCTGGTCCGGGCGGTGCTGGAAGGGGTCGCGTGCAACGCCCGCTGGCTGCTGGGTGCCGTGGAGTCCTTCGCCCAGCGGCGGATGGAGCCCCTGCGCCTGATCGGCGGCGGCGCCCGGTCGGCGCTCTGGTGCCAGGTCTACGCCGACGTACTGAACAGGGCGGTCCACCAGGTGGACCGCCCCTTGGAGGCGAACGTGCGCGGCGCCGGACTCGTGGCCCTCGTGGGCCTGGGTGAGCTGGGCTTTTCCGACGTGCCGGAGCTGGTGGCCGTCGCCCGCACCTTCGAGCCCAACCCGGCGCACCGCCAGACCTACGACGAGCTCTTCCGCGCCTTCCTGACCGTCTACCGCCGGAACCGGGGGCTCTACGCCCGGCTCAACCGGCATACTCCGGCGTGA
- a CDS encoding pyridoxal phosphate-dependent decarboxylase family protein produces the protein MDLLAALEAQVKPYRNRFPSHARLPATGRPREEILAEIAAMQEAEAPRWREGYASGAVYHGDDEHIAFLNQVYALHSQSNPLHPDLWPSAAKFEAEIVAMTARMLNGPETACGTLTSGGTESLLLAMKTYRDWARATKGITEPEAVVPVSAHAAFDKAAQYFGIRLIRTPVGPDYRADVQAVREAITPNTVVIAGSAPGFPHGVIDPIPELAALAAEHGIGCHVDACLGGFVLPWAERLGYPVPPFDFRLPGVTSISADTHKYGYGAKGTSVILYRTPELLHHQYFTAADWPGGLYFSPTFAGSRPGALSATAWAAMLAMGEEGYLEATRRILAAADQIKAGIRQIPGLQILGDPLWVIAVASDTLNIYQVMQEMAERGWVLNGLHRPPAFHIAVTLRHAQPGVVDRFLADLRAAVETVAANPERQTGMAPVYGMAAAAPPDMVRQVLTGFIDLLYRV, from the coding sequence ATGGACCTGCTCGCCGCCCTCGAGGCCCAGGTCAAGCCCTACCGGAACCGGTTCCCCTCCCACGCCCGCCTGCCCGCGACCGGCCGGCCCCGGGAGGAGATCCTCGCCGAGATCGCCGCCATGCAGGAGGCCGAGGCCCCCCGGTGGCGGGAGGGCTACGCCTCCGGCGCCGTCTACCACGGCGACGACGAGCACATCGCCTTCCTCAACCAGGTCTACGCCCTCCACTCCCAGTCCAACCCCCTCCACCCCGACCTCTGGCCCAGCGCCGCCAAGTTCGAGGCGGAGATCGTCGCCATGACCGCCCGGATGCTGAACGGCCCGGAGACCGCCTGCGGCACCCTGACCTCCGGCGGCACCGAGTCGCTGCTGCTCGCCATGAAGACCTACCGGGACTGGGCCCGCGCGACCAAGGGCATCACCGAGCCCGAGGCGGTGGTGCCCGTCAGCGCCCACGCCGCCTTCGACAAGGCCGCGCAGTACTTCGGCATCAGGCTGATCCGCACGCCGGTGGGCCCCGATTACCGGGCCGACGTCCAGGCCGTCCGGGAGGCCATCACCCCCAACACCGTCGTCATCGCCGGATCGGCGCCGGGCTTCCCCCACGGCGTCATCGACCCCATCCCCGAGCTGGCCGCCCTGGCGGCGGAGCACGGGATCGGCTGCCACGTGGACGCCTGCCTCGGCGGCTTCGTCCTCCCCTGGGCGGAGCGGTTGGGTTACCCCGTGCCGCCATTCGACTTCCGCCTCCCGGGCGTCACCTCCATCTCGGCCGACACCCACAAGTACGGCTACGGCGCCAAGGGGACCTCCGTCATCCTCTACCGGACCCCCGAACTCCTGCACCACCAGTACTTCACCGCAGCCGACTGGCCCGGCGGCCTCTACTTCTCCCCCACCTTCGCCGGCAGCCGGCCCGGGGCGCTCAGCGCCACCGCCTGGGCCGCCATGCTCGCCATGGGCGAGGAGGGCTACCTGGAGGCCACCCGGCGCATCCTGGCGGCGGCAGATCAGATCAAGGCGGGCATCCGGCAGATCCCGGGCCTTCAGATCCTGGGCGACCCCCTCTGGGTGATCGCCGTGGCCTCCGACACCCTCAACATCTACCAGGTGATGCAGGAGATGGCCGAGCGGGGCTGGGTCCTCAACGGCCTGCACCGGCCGCCGGCCTTCCACATCGCGGTCACGCTGCGCCATGCGCAGCCGGGGGTGGTCGACCGCTTCCTGGCCGACCTGCGGGCTGCCGTGGAGACCGTCGCGGCCAACCCCGAGAGGCAGACGGGCATGGCCCCCGTCTACGGCATGGCCGCTGCGGCCCCGCCCGACATGGTCCGCCAGGTGCTCACCGGCTTCATCGACCTGCTCTACAGGGTGTAG